In one window of Streptomyces roseofulvus DNA:
- a CDS encoding DUF6211 family protein, with the protein MLDDPPGLDPDLPQPYDVVYLRPGNRFGIPPAVPLTVADFGPTDDVWELHHQEQHPHFWDWAAGASAADILTVVRSTPGSARSWALPHPAEETS; encoded by the coding sequence ATGCTAGACGACCCGCCCGGCCTCGACCCCGACCTGCCCCAGCCCTACGACGTGGTCTACCTGCGCCCCGGAAACCGGTTCGGCATCCCTCCCGCCGTCCCGCTGACCGTCGCCGACTTCGGCCCCACCGACGACGTCTGGGAGCTGCATCACCAGGAGCAGCACCCCCATTTCTGGGACTGGGCCGCCGGCGCGAGTGCCGCCGACATTCTCACGGTCGTCCGCTCCACCCCCGGCAGCGCCCGATCGTGGGCCCTGCCGCACCCCGCCGAGGAGACATCGTGA
- a CDS encoding SMI1/KNR4 family protein gives MATVWAVDQIVEQNLRFWSDETFAQLYMPFDALMFFGDNGGGDQFAFVQKPQRPDVFVWEHESDSRRWVANNLHDYLGRSLRVGGDDWYRL, from the coding sequence GTGGCCACTGTCTGGGCCGTCGATCAGATAGTTGAGCAGAATCTGCGTTTCTGGTCCGATGAGACCTTCGCCCAGCTCTATATGCCCTTCGATGCCCTCATGTTCTTCGGTGACAACGGAGGCGGTGACCAGTTCGCCTTCGTGCAGAAGCCGCAGCGCCCAGACGTGTTCGTCTGGGAGCACGAGAGCGACAGCCGTAGGTGGGTGGCCAACAACCTGCACGACTATCTCGGCCGTTCGCTGCGTGTAGGGGGAGACGACTGGTACCGGCTGTAG
- the tpg gene encoding telomere-protecting terminal protein Tpg, with product MRSVGQALDQMLEKAFTRKPPQSAGAQMRFLVKQMKGTKAVAQLLGISQRTVERYVKDQIKKPRPDLAGRMAGEVRKRWQPKVRAKAKQAAATSQGVMIDVRAQLGYAAPAGTTDEARERHLTLALPPHHAGRLFDAQERGGERQMRQAVADALKDVYFQQHGTRAASLEEVRMLGVEHIEFDL from the coding sequence ATCAGGTCGGTCGGCCAGGCACTGGACCAGATGCTGGAGAAGGCGTTCACCCGCAAGCCCCCACAGTCCGCGGGCGCCCAGATGCGGTTCCTCGTCAAGCAGATGAAAGGCACCAAAGCCGTCGCCCAGCTCCTCGGCATCTCCCAGCGCACGGTCGAGCGGTACGTGAAGGACCAGATCAAGAAGCCCCGCCCGGACCTCGCCGGGCGGATGGCCGGCGAGGTCCGCAAACGATGGCAGCCGAAGGTCAGGGCGAAGGCGAAGCAGGCGGCCGCGACGAGCCAGGGCGTGATGATCGACGTGCGCGCCCAGCTCGGCTACGCCGCCCCGGCCGGCACGACCGACGAGGCCCGCGAGCGCCACCTCACCCTCGCCCTGCCCCCGCACCACGCCGGCCGCCTCTTCGACGCCCAGGAACGCGGCGGCGAGCGGCAGATGCGCCAGGCAGTCGCGGACGCGCTGAAGGACGTGTACTTCCAGCAGCACGGCACCCGCGCGGCGAGCCTGGAGGAGGTCCGCATGCTGGGCGTCGAGCACATCGAGTTCGACCTGTGA
- the tap gene encoding telomere-associated protein Tap: MKKDPKEEALFKAVEELLAEGPAFPEPAERARLREAAGVTQAALARALETTPQTVKNWEAGRSEPRPPRRGPYLALLEGWAKKHPAPRAVRPATKTPAPTFVVEEQPTAGNPTPVSAAPAVRPRPSAARPASAPKRPAVRAATGRPAVAAQRSAGVDARFLNGPLAVIDAEAGGQVSAYCVGGLVLDVPAQTLPELVEWALTEARLGAARLDPWGRDADPLLALTPTALEYFGLPVELSDDERDAGRLPADHPVLEQLAAARWQLTRRGFGPWARIYRPAQGGQRACVQLCIPSWRALDARSWSDAAGLPPADLARTLGLYASRVMTPRGSTAVTGLELMTALHPPTRASEPDADGRRRSAHNPGSLGKDPVDPAPCEAVDGHPVLAHLPRFHVRGPEERLFEEAYDWARELTDEECLKPHLVGIDVNMAFAAAANGLPVGLASPPVHTVNPAFDPAVPGSWLVDLSHVDLDRVMVGKQWTQLRGELLPSPFTPTGEAPTGPAWYATPTVAYAVELGYQVQPLEAWIRPDAGRYLDGWYQRLRDAYMTTMGDLGVADKLSPAEFLAAMDGYKDRDPEAAIVLGAIKNTVKGGIGKLQEKARGGGWRPGQPWPALARPTWRPDIRAAVISRARIGMHRKMVALAAATGAYPVAVLSDCAVYAAGGPSPLDVLPYSAEGKTIPGSFRIGVSPGMVKHEGTQTPLWAEQLREQAQAPLLNLARYIKSGDTAGPDSGE, from the coding sequence GTGAAGAAGGATCCGAAGGAAGAGGCCCTGTTCAAGGCGGTGGAGGAGCTGCTGGCCGAAGGGCCGGCGTTCCCTGAGCCCGCCGAGCGAGCGCGGCTGCGTGAGGCGGCCGGTGTCACGCAGGCCGCGCTCGCCCGCGCCCTGGAAACGACCCCGCAGACCGTGAAGAACTGGGAGGCCGGCCGCAGCGAGCCCCGTCCGCCCCGACGCGGCCCCTATCTGGCGTTGCTGGAGGGCTGGGCGAAGAAGCACCCCGCGCCCCGTGCGGTGCGCCCGGCCACCAAGACCCCCGCCCCCACCTTCGTCGTCGAGGAGCAGCCGACCGCAGGCAACCCCACCCCGGTCTCCGCTGCGCCCGCGGTCCGGCCGCGGCCGAGCGCGGCGCGTCCGGCGTCGGCGCCGAAGCGTCCGGCTGTACGTGCGGCCACGGGGCGTCCGGCAGTGGCTGCCCAGCGGTCCGCGGGTGTGGATGCGCGGTTCCTGAACGGGCCGCTCGCCGTCATCGACGCAGAAGCCGGCGGTCAGGTGTCCGCGTACTGCGTCGGCGGTCTCGTCCTCGACGTCCCCGCCCAGACCCTGCCCGAACTGGTGGAGTGGGCGCTGACCGAGGCGCGTCTGGGTGCGGCGCGGCTGGATCCCTGGGGGCGGGATGCGGACCCGCTGCTCGCTCTGACCCCGACGGCGCTGGAGTACTTCGGCCTTCCGGTCGAGCTGAGCGACGACGAGAGGGACGCGGGCCGGCTGCCCGCCGACCACCCGGTCCTGGAGCAGCTGGCCGCCGCCCGGTGGCAGTTGACCCGGCGCGGGTTCGGCCCCTGGGCGAGAATCTACCGTCCCGCGCAGGGCGGTCAGCGGGCCTGTGTCCAGCTGTGCATCCCGTCCTGGCGGGCGCTGGACGCCCGTTCGTGGTCCGATGCCGCCGGTCTGCCGCCGGCGGATCTGGCTCGGACGCTGGGCCTGTACGCCTCCCGCGTCATGACCCCGCGCGGCTCCACCGCCGTGACCGGCCTGGAACTGATGACGGCGCTGCACCCGCCGACCCGCGCCTCCGAACCGGACGCCGACGGCCGCCGCCGCAGCGCCCACAACCCCGGCTCGCTCGGTAAGGACCCGGTCGACCCCGCGCCGTGCGAGGCGGTTGACGGCCACCCTGTCCTCGCGCACCTGCCCCGTTTCCACGTCCGCGGCCCCGAAGAGCGTCTCTTCGAGGAGGCGTACGACTGGGCCCGGGAGCTCACGGACGAGGAGTGCCTGAAGCCGCATCTGGTGGGCATCGACGTGAACATGGCCTTCGCCGCGGCCGCGAACGGTTTGCCGGTTGGCCTGGCCAGCCCGCCCGTCCACACTGTCAACCCTGCCTTCGATCCGGCGGTGCCCGGCTCGTGGCTGGTCGACCTTTCCCATGTCGACCTGGACCGCGTCATGGTCGGCAAGCAGTGGACACAGTTGCGCGGTGAGCTCCTCCCGAGCCCGTTCACCCCCACCGGCGAGGCCCCCACCGGCCCGGCCTGGTACGCGACCCCGACCGTCGCCTACGCCGTCGAGCTCGGCTACCAGGTCCAGCCGCTGGAGGCGTGGATCCGCCCGGATGCCGGCCGCTACCTGGACGGCTGGTATCAGCGTCTGCGGGACGCCTACATGACGACCATGGGCGACCTCGGCGTCGCCGACAAGCTGTCGCCGGCCGAGTTCCTGGCCGCGATGGACGGCTACAAGGACCGTGACCCTGAGGCGGCGATCGTGCTCGGGGCGATCAAGAACACGGTGAAGGGCGGGATCGGCAAGCTCCAGGAGAAGGCCCGGGGCGGAGGCTGGCGGCCGGGTCAGCCGTGGCCCGCGCTGGCCCGCCCGACTTGGCGCCCCGACATCCGCGCCGCCGTCATCTCCCGCGCCCGTATCGGTATGCACCGCAAGATGGTCGCCCTCGCGGCCGCCACGGGCGCCTACCCGGTCGCGGTGCTGTCCGACTGCGCGGTGTACGCCGCTGGCGGTCCGTCTCCGCTCGACGTCCTCCCCTACTCGGCCGAGGGCAAGACGATCCCTGGCTCGTTCCGGATCGGGGTGTCCCCGGGCATGGTCAAGCACGAGGGCACGCAGACGCCGCTGTGGGCGGAGCAGCTGCGCGAGCAGGCCCAGGCGCCACTGTTGAACCTGGCCCGCTACATCAAGTCCGGCGACACGGCCGGCCCGGACTCGGGGGAGTAG
- a CDS encoding DUF4240 domain-containing protein, whose product MDMHEFWGVIETARSAATADKPFAEALVDELASRTKGDILSYQERFEEVHDAVYRWDVWAAAYLIGGGCSDDSFMDFRAGLIALGCDWYEKAAACPDSLAEHPDVIDAARAQRDEAVFDEAANYAASNAFERLTGDDHAFYEAWDAYKTSCEEHSQQDADDMGEDFDFDDPEEMRLRLPRLSALYLHNAAH is encoded by the coding sequence ATGGATATGCACGAGTTCTGGGGCGTTATCGAAACGGCACGCTCGGCCGCCACGGCGGACAAGCCCTTCGCCGAGGCCCTGGTCGATGAGTTGGCCAGCCGCACCAAGGGCGACATCCTCAGCTACCAGGAACGCTTCGAAGAGGTACACGACGCGGTGTACAGATGGGACGTGTGGGCTGCTGCCTACCTCATCGGTGGCGGATGCTCGGACGACAGCTTCATGGACTTCCGGGCCGGCCTGATCGCCCTGGGCTGTGACTGGTACGAGAAGGCAGCCGCCTGCCCGGACAGCCTTGCCGAACATCCCGACGTGATCGATGCAGCCCGTGCGCAGCGCGACGAGGCCGTCTTCGACGAGGCCGCCAACTACGCGGCCAGCAACGCATTCGAGCGCCTTACTGGCGACGACCACGCCTTCTACGAGGCATGGGACGCCTACAAGACTTCCTGTGAGGAGCACAGCCAGCAGGACGCCGACGACATGGGCGAAGACTTCGACTTCGACGACCCCGAAGAGATGCGGCTCCGTCTCCCACGGCTCTCCGCGCTCTACCTGCATAACGCCGCTCACTGA